The following proteins are encoded in a genomic region of Candidatus Methylospira mobilis:
- a CDS encoding glycosyltransferase, with product MKISIITCTWNSESYLEQSIASVLAQDYPEIEYIFVDGGSTDGTLERIAAIPREVHVLHNIRGGVAHAMNEGGRVASGDVVAHLRYDHYYLAPDALSRVAGSFSDATGWAFGRIVYDIGGRQLADGVTALPYSRKGLLRENFIPHPAIFVRRDWMEQAGGFDESLKFAQGYDLWLKLALRGDPAVIDEPPLAALRVHEGGLPTSNRLAAMEEEYLVRRRYIGRSLIDRLEHWIRFKIRRRNLLDKLAKGFK from the coding sequence ATGAAAATATCCATCATTACCTGTACATGGAACAGCGAATCTTATCTCGAGCAATCCATAGCATCGGTGCTTGCACAGGATTACCCGGAAATAGAATACATTTTTGTGGATGGCGGTTCGACTGACGGCACGCTCGAGCGCATCGCGGCCATCCCTCGCGAAGTGCATGTCCTGCATAACATACGCGGTGGCGTTGCGCACGCCATGAACGAAGGCGGCCGCGTAGCCAGCGGCGATGTGGTCGCTCATCTGCGCTATGATCATTATTATCTTGCGCCTGACGCGCTCAGCCGCGTAGCAGGCTCATTTTCGGACGCTACCGGCTGGGCATTCGGACGTATCGTATACGATATCGGCGGACGGCAATTGGCGGACGGCGTTACCGCTCTCCCTTACTCCCGCAAAGGCCTGCTGCGTGAAAACTTTATTCCTCATCCGGCCATCTTTGTCCGGCGCGACTGGATGGAGCAGGCAGGCGGATTCGACGAATCCCTAAAATTTGCACAAGGCTATGATCTATGGCTCAAACTGGCGCTACGAGGCGACCCTGCTGTAATCGACGAACCGCCGCTGGCCGCGTTGCGCGTGCATGAAGGCGGTCTGCCGACCAGCAACCGCCTGGCAGCCATGGAAGAAGAATATCTGGTGCGGCGGCGCTACATCGGGCGCAGCCTTATCGACCGGCTGGAACACTGGATTCGCTTCAAAATACGGCGCCGCAACCTGCTGGATAAATTAGCCAAAGGATTTAAATAG
- the ubiE gene encoding bifunctional demethylmenaquinone methyltransferase/2-methoxy-6-polyprenyl-1,4-benzoquinol methylase UbiE, producing the protein MAEDKTHFGFREVAAEDKAKLVKNVFDSVANKYDVMNDLMSMGIHRIWKRIALQLSHVRYGEKVLDLAGGTGDMTLLFQKRVGDAGQVVLSDINAAMLSRGRDRLLDQGISGNVQYAQIDAEKLPFADNQFDCVCIAFGLRNVTHKEEALRSIFNVLKPGGRAIILEFSEVQGSLLKKTYDFYSFKFLPLMGKLVANDAESYRYLAESIRMHPNQETLKQMMATAGFERCEYFNLTHGVVAVHRGYKL; encoded by the coding sequence ATGGCTGAAGACAAAACACATTTCGGTTTCCGCGAAGTAGCTGCGGAAGACAAGGCGAAGCTGGTAAAAAACGTATTCGATTCCGTAGCGAACAAATACGATGTAATGAACGACCTGATGTCCATGGGCATACATCGCATATGGAAGCGTATCGCGCTGCAATTGAGTCATGTTCGTTACGGCGAAAAAGTACTTGATCTTGCAGGTGGAACCGGGGATATGACGCTGCTGTTTCAAAAACGCGTCGGAGACGCCGGGCAGGTGGTGTTGTCCGATATCAATGCCGCCATGCTCAGCCGCGGACGCGACAGGCTACTGGATCAGGGCATAAGCGGCAACGTGCAATATGCCCAGATCGATGCGGAAAAGCTGCCGTTCGCCGATAATCAGTTCGATTGCGTCTGCATCGCGTTCGGATTACGTAATGTGACGCATAAGGAGGAAGCATTACGTTCCATTTTCAATGTGCTGAAGCCGGGCGGGCGGGCGATTATTCTCGAATTTTCCGAAGTGCAGGGTTCCCTTCTGAAAAAAACCTATGACTTTTACTCCTTCAAGTTCTTGCCGCTGATGGGAAAGCTGGTAGCCAACGATGCTGAAAGCTACCGCTATCTTGCGGAATCCATCCGCATGCACCCCAATCAGGAAACTCTGAAGCAGATGATGGCGACCGCCGGTTTCGAACGATGCGAGTATTTCAATCTGACCCATGGCGTTGTAGCGGTTCATCGCGGCTATAAACTCTGA
- the hslU gene encoding ATP-dependent protease ATPase subunit HslU, with protein sequence MTQMTPKEIVQELDKHIVGQSAAKRAVAIALRNRWRRGQVEPGLREEITPKNILMIGPTGVGKTEIARRLARLAQAPFIKVEATKFTEVGYVGRDVESIIRDLIDVAVKQLRQAEMLRVQSAAVAAAEETVLNALLPGSDTWAEADVESGTRQKFRRKLRDGELDDKEIEIELQAAAVGVEIMAPPGMEEMSSQLQSLLQNMGNAKRQTRKLRVKDALKALREEEAARLVDEDDIKQRAVVSVEQNGIVFIDEIDKICKRSDYGGPDISREGVQRDLLPLVEGCTVSTKFGMIRTDHILFIASGAFHLSKPSDLIPEMQGRFPIRVELEALLADDFVRILTEPDSSLTEQYVALMATEGVELAFSEEGVRRIAEIGFEVNERTENIGARRLHTVLERLLETLSFEAVDHAGEKVVIDAEYVNRYLNELAQDEDLSRYIL encoded by the coding sequence ATGACACAGATGACGCCAAAAGAAATAGTCCAGGAGCTCGACAAGCACATCGTCGGCCAGTCCGCCGCCAAACGTGCGGTTGCGATCGCATTGCGCAATCGCTGGAGACGCGGACAGGTGGAACCTGGGCTACGCGAGGAAATCACGCCGAAAAATATTTTGATGATAGGTCCTACCGGCGTTGGTAAAACCGAAATCGCACGCCGTCTGGCGCGTCTGGCGCAAGCACCCTTTATCAAGGTGGAGGCGACCAAGTTCACAGAAGTCGGTTATGTCGGACGCGATGTCGAATCCATTATCCGCGACTTGATCGATGTGGCCGTCAAGCAGTTGCGTCAGGCGGAAATGCTGCGCGTACAATCGGCTGCCGTAGCGGCGGCCGAAGAAACGGTATTGAACGCATTGTTGCCGGGCAGCGATACCTGGGCGGAAGCGGATGTCGAATCCGGTACGCGCCAGAAGTTTCGCCGTAAACTGCGTGATGGCGAACTGGACGACAAGGAAATCGAAATCGAGCTGCAAGCCGCCGCTGTCGGCGTCGAAATCATGGCGCCGCCGGGTATGGAAGAAATGAGCAGCCAGTTGCAAAGCCTGCTGCAGAACATGGGCAACGCCAAACGCCAGACCCGCAAACTGCGCGTAAAAGATGCGCTGAAGGCGTTGCGCGAAGAAGAAGCGGCGCGCCTGGTTGATGAAGACGATATCAAGCAGCGCGCGGTGGTTTCGGTCGAGCAGAACGGCATCGTATTTATCGATGAGATCGACAAGATCTGCAAGCGCTCCGATTACGGCGGGCCGGATATTTCGCGCGAAGGCGTACAGCGTGATCTGTTGCCGCTGGTCGAAGGCTGCACCGTCAGCACCAAGTTCGGCATGATACGCACCGACCATATCCTTTTTATCGCTTCCGGCGCGTTTCATTTGTCCAAGCCTTCGGATCTGATCCCCGAAATGCAGGGACGCTTCCCGATACGCGTGGAGCTCGAAGCATTGCTGGCCGACGATTTCGTGCGTATTCTGACCGAACCGGACTCATCGCTAACCGAACAGTACGTTGCACTGATGGCAACCGAAGGCGTGGAACTGGCGTTCAGCGAGGAAGGCGTGCGGCGTATCGCCGAAATCGGATTTGAAGTGAACGAACGCACTGAAAATATCGGCGCGCGCCGTCTGCATACGGTACTCGAGCGCTTGCTGGAAACACTGTCGTTCGAAGCGGTCGATCATGCCGGTGAAAAAGTGGTGATTGATGCCGAATACGTTAATCGCTATCTCAACGAACTGGCGCAGGACGAAGACCTGAGCCGCTATATTCTGTGA
- a CDS encoding carbohydrate porin, translating to MGGIEAFVGDGALKEKPERVVGLFYRYNLTSSLWISADYRFIGNPGYNANRGPVNIFSVRAHAEF from the coding sequence ATGGGTGGAATAGAGGCGTTCGTCGGCGATGGTGCGCTGAAGGAAAAGCCGGAGCGGGTCGTCGGTTTGTTTTACCGTTACAATCTCACCAGCTCGCTATGGATCAGCGCCGACTACCGGTTTATTGGAAATCCCGGCTACAACGCCAACCGCGGCCCGGTCAATATTTTCAGCGTACGCGCGCACGCAGAGTTTTAA
- a CDS encoding methyl-accepting chemotaxis protein gives MSVLNFAAPQWMLSLRSSGEIAFAEKEKLGVEYARDTIQLMQLLQQHRGLSAIALSGGKASIDKWESKREQINQQIKVIDATDAKLSVLEMTSTWKTLRGDWEKLATAAAGLSPKESFARHSELIEAVFKFNRKLADDSGLSLDPNVDSYYLMLSGLHRMPQSTEVLGQLRALGSMVLTQKNIPPENRMQIRIKAEDASKNLALIEENLQKAAEDHALKTEIKDLLASGRATIALVQEKIVHSETPEISSDEYYERLTATIDQQFVFTAKLLDALVVSLDKRIHTLQVTEYTMRGAVLAMFSVFLMFGWSVVRSILRPVGIMTEAMDKLERGEMPPINRDQYDPEFNQLKNGLNAAVTSVQALIADAKLLSSAAVEGKLSTRADAEKHRGDFRKVIDGVNETLDAVIGPLDVAADYVNRIAHGDIPPKITAQYNGDFNNIKNNLNIAIDAIDTLLADTRKLSQAAIEGRLETRADASRHHGNFRKIIEGVNATLDIVIGPVQEVMHVLEAMGNGDLTKQISREYSGMFGLLKNDLNKTTEKLTAIINQIRDATESIHSASKEIAVGNNDLSGRTEQQAASLEETAASMEQLTGTVKQNADNAEQANRLAAGASDVAVKGGVIVKQAVATMDEISSSSKKIADIIGIIDGIAFQTNILALNAAVEAARAGEQGRGFAVVASEVRSLAQRSATAAREIKALIDESVGKVESGSKLVNEAGSTMDEIVDSIKYVTDIMGKITAASREQSSGIEQVNHAISLMDEATQQNAALVEQATAAAESLEEQSNVLAETVHAFKLAR, from the coding sequence TTGTCAGTCTTGAATTTTGCTGCGCCGCAGTGGATGCTCTCGTTGCGATCGAGCGGCGAGATCGCATTTGCGGAAAAGGAAAAACTGGGCGTGGAATACGCGCGCGACACCATTCAACTGATGCAGTTACTGCAACAGCACCGAGGGCTTTCAGCGATAGCCTTGTCGGGCGGCAAAGCCTCAATCGATAAATGGGAAAGCAAGCGGGAGCAAATTAATCAACAAATCAAGGTAATTGATGCCACCGACGCAAAGCTTTCCGTTCTGGAAATGACCAGCACCTGGAAAACCTTACGGGGAGATTGGGAAAAACTGGCTACGGCAGCAGCCGGCCTTTCCCCTAAGGAAAGTTTCGCACGCCACAGTGAACTGATCGAAGCGGTTTTCAAATTCAACCGCAAGCTGGCAGATGATTCGGGACTATCGCTGGACCCCAACGTGGATTCTTATTACCTGATGCTGTCCGGCCTCCATCGCATGCCGCAATCGACTGAAGTGCTCGGTCAATTGCGCGCACTGGGAAGCATGGTCCTCACGCAAAAAAATATTCCGCCTGAAAATCGCATGCAAATACGTATTAAGGCGGAAGATGCATCGAAAAACCTGGCTTTGATCGAGGAAAACCTGCAGAAAGCCGCCGAAGACCATGCATTGAAAACTGAAATAAAAGACTTGCTTGCGAGCGGTCGTGCTACCATCGCACTTGTACAGGAAAAAATTGTTCATAGTGAAACACCGGAAATTTCGAGCGATGAATATTACGAGAGACTGACGGCAACCATAGATCAGCAGTTTGTATTTACGGCAAAACTCTTGGACGCGCTGGTCGTCAGTCTGGATAAACGCATTCATACGCTGCAAGTCACGGAATACACAATGCGCGGCGCGGTATTGGCGATGTTCTCGGTATTCCTGATGTTCGGCTGGTCTGTTGTGCGCAGCATCCTGCGACCGGTCGGCATTATGACCGAAGCGATGGACAAGCTGGAGCGCGGCGAGATGCCGCCCATCAACCGCGATCAATATGACCCTGAATTCAATCAGCTCAAAAACGGACTGAACGCCGCCGTCACTTCGGTGCAAGCCTTGATTGCCGATGCAAAACTGCTTTCGAGTGCCGCAGTGGAAGGCAAATTATCCACACGCGCTGATGCGGAAAAACACCGGGGGGATTTCCGCAAGGTGATTGATGGCGTCAACGAAACCCTTGATGCAGTCATCGGGCCGCTGGACGTAGCCGCCGATTACGTGAACAGAATCGCACATGGCGATATCCCTCCCAAAATTACCGCCCAATATAACGGTGATTTCAATAACATAAAGAACAACCTCAACATCGCTATCGACGCAATCGACACGCTATTGGCAGATACCCGCAAACTGTCGCAGGCGGCCATAGAAGGGCGCCTCGAAACACGCGCCGACGCGAGTAGACACCACGGAAACTTCCGCAAAATTATCGAAGGCGTCAACGCGACCCTGGATATCGTCATCGGTCCGGTACAGGAAGTCATGCATGTGCTTGAAGCCATGGGAAATGGCGACCTGACCAAACAAATATCCAGGGAATACTCGGGAATGTTCGGCCTATTGAAAAATGACTTGAACAAAACGACGGAAAAGCTTACCGCAATTATCAACCAGATTCGCGATGCGACCGAGTCCATTCATTCCGCATCCAAAGAAATTGCGGTAGGCAATAACGATCTTTCCGGCCGCACCGAGCAGCAGGCGGCCAGCCTGGAGGAAACAGCAGCCTCAATGGAGCAGCTGACCGGCACGGTAAAACAAAATGCCGATAACGCGGAACAGGCCAATCGGCTGGCGGCGGGTGCATCGGATGTCGCCGTCAAGGGCGGGGTTATCGTCAAGCAGGCGGTGGCGACCATGGATGAAATTTCCAGCTCATCAAAGAAAATCGCCGACATCATCGGCATCATCGACGGCATTGCCTTTCAGACCAACATTCTGGCGCTCAATGCGGCGGTGGAAGCGGCGCGTGCCGGCGAACAGGGGCGCGGATTCGCGGTCGTCGCCAGCGAAGTCAGGAGTCTGGCGCAACGCAGCGCCACTGCCGCGCGCGAAATCAAGGCGCTGATCGATGAATCGGTCGGCAAGGTGGAATCAGGATCCAAACTGGTCAATGAGGCTGGTTCGACCATGGACGAGATAGTGGATTCGATTAAATATGTAACCGATATTATGGGCAAGATAACCGCGGCCAGCCGCGAACAATCATCCGGTATTGAGCAAGTCAATCACGCTATTTCGTTAATGGATGAAGCGACTCAGCAAAACGCAGCGCTGGTCGAACAAGCAACGGCAGCAGCCGAAAGCCTGGAAGAACAGAGTAATGTTCTGGCCGAAACCGTACATGCATTTAAATTAGCGCGGTAA
- the hslV gene encoding ATP-dependent protease subunit HslV, translating into METFHGTTIVSVRRGNSVVIGGDGQVTLGNTVMKGNARKVRRLYHGQVIAGFAGATADAFTLFERFEGQLEKQRGNLTRAAVELVKDWRTDRALRRLEALLAVADSKSSLIISGTGDVIEPENGLIAIGSGGPFAQSAARALLENSTLTASEIVEKALHIAADICIYTNHSLTIEELDTDLAQTTS; encoded by the coding sequence GTGGAAACATTTCACGGTACAACCATCGTCTCGGTACGCCGGGGCAATAGCGTCGTTATCGGCGGCGACGGTCAGGTTACACTGGGCAACACGGTGATGAAGGGAAATGCGCGCAAGGTGCGCAGGCTTTATCATGGACAGGTAATCGCCGGGTTTGCCGGCGCGACCGCCGATGCTTTTACGCTGTTCGAACGTTTCGAAGGGCAGTTGGAAAAGCAGCGCGGAAACTTGACGCGCGCAGCGGTGGAACTGGTCAAGGATTGGCGCACAGATCGCGCGTTACGCCGGCTGGAGGCATTACTGGCGGTTGCCGACAGCAAGTCGTCGCTGATTATTTCGGGCACCGGAGACGTAATCGAACCGGAAAACGGCTTGATTGCCATTGGCTCCGGCGGCCCTTTTGCACAGTCGGCGGCGCGCGCGCTGCTGGAAAACTCCACGCTGACAGCCAGCGAAATAGTCGAGAAGGCCCTGCATATCGCCGCAGATATTTGTATTTATACCAATCACAGTCTGACCATAGAAGAACTGGACACAGACCTCGCTCAGACCACAAGTTAA
- a CDS encoding gamma-butyrobetaine hydroxylase-like domain-containing protein — MTAPAPLEIKLHQIRRTLELVYDDGRIFQLPCEYLRVYSPSAEVCGHGPGQEVLQTGKEQVSINAIRPVGGYGICPTFSDGHNTGIYTWETLYDLCVHQRERWGEYLHKLKEAGYERQQA, encoded by the coding sequence ATGACTGCGCCGGCGCCATTGGAAATCAAGCTGCATCAAATCCGGCGTACGCTCGAGCTGGTCTACGATGACGGCAGGATTTTTCAATTACCGTGTGAATATTTGCGCGTTTACTCGCCCTCCGCGGAAGTGTGCGGACACGGTCCGGGACAGGAAGTATTGCAGACAGGCAAGGAACAGGTCAGTATTAACGCAATTCGGCCGGTAGGCGGTTATGGAATTTGCCCAACCTTCAGCGACGGACACAATACCGGGATTTATACCTGGGAAACGCTTTATGATCTTTGCGTCCATCAGCGCGAACGCTGGGGCGAGTATCTGCACAAGCTGAAAGAAGCGGGATATGAGCGTCAACAGGCGTAA